One window of the Periophthalmus magnuspinnatus isolate fPerMag1 chromosome 6, fPerMag1.2.pri, whole genome shotgun sequence genome contains the following:
- the rsl24d1 gene encoding probable ribosome biogenesis protein RLP24 encodes MRIEKCYFCSGPVYPGHGVMFVRNDCKTFRFCRSKCVKNFKKKRNPRKTRWTKAFRKASGKELTVDNSLEFEKRRNTPVKYNRELWDKTVQAMKKVEEIKRKRQARFIMNRLKKGKQLEKEEAINEVKKNIHLIRAPHAGKAKQMEEKMVQKLQADVDMEDDDL; translated from the exons ATGCGCATCGAAAAGTGCTATTTCTGCTCTGGACCGGTGTATCCCGGACATGGAGTCATGTTTGTACGGAACGACTGTAAG ACATTCAGATTTTGTCGATCTAAATGCGTAAAGAACTTCAAAAAGAAGCGTAACCCCAGAAAAACGAGATGGACCAAAGCTTTTAGGAAGGCATCAGGAAAGGAGCTGACAGTG GACAACTCTTTAGAGTTTGAAAAACGCAGAAATACTCCTGTTAAATACAACAGAGAACTATGGGACAAGACGG TTCAAGCTATGAAGAAGGTGGAAGAAATAAAACGGAAACGACAGGCAAGATTTATCATGAACAG attAAAGAAGGGCAAGCAGTTAGAAAAGGAAGAGGCCATCAACGAAGTCAAGAAAAATATCCATCTCATCAGAGCTCCACATGCAG GAAAGGCCAAACAAATGGAAGAAAAGATGGTGCAGAAGTTACAAGCAGATGTCGACATGGAGGATGATGATTTATAA